In the genome of Triticum urartu cultivar G1812 chromosome 5, Tu2.1, whole genome shotgun sequence, one region contains:
- the LOC125508174 gene encoding auxilin-related protein 1-like has translation MDDFQGILARDFGLRPKGKAAPMSAARAAPSSGSGWDSTRSAAAAVPSAPSYDDLFGAPSSAPPPKPTQPTSIDSIFDSFAEPSASAAPPKPKHSSMPVFDKPVYDDDIFDGVPGVKSSSVRYDDVFAGNHVPAPADDDLLAGFGTKSEAREVPEDKWKPGPAAASAGFDDLFAGIGRSSPVKQRQTAGAKEKKVPTSQPASMASDPFVSFETTSTSARQSSGIFSDPLDELGRHSKSQVKTAADSGLFEDSSAFNQVPKSEPLFTTNLSDDSKGSNGSTKARDSSPVQNFPKRNSAQQPSVEDFENIFPQSQSARYSDVHVDSGAPGSEKYNGNGMDDRSPRSDESEDEIWLTVSEIPLFTQPTSAPPPSRPPPSLAIKQKPHGSRAKRRDDDYLRHSTQNYNHNKSSSMDELEEFAMGKPQKSAYDSANPFYEDESERNSSAAASAAAMKEAMDKAEAKFKHAKEVRERERDAKLRNREQQEQDDEARSYAQDQEERERQEKLDREKEMRQREEKEREQRRLEEARELEQQRERGRGRQAVERATKEARERAAIEARAKAEREARLRNERAAVQRAQQEARERAAVDARDRADRAAAEAKEKAAAQTRERATAERAAVERVQQDAKRRADRAAVEKAAAEVRERQAAEARERHAASAAAAAAREKQSKPDDLESFFGMGARANSAPKQRAPTVDPTFNAQSQSRAAATSASASSMRKASSTTNFTDDLSAIFGGAPTPSDEFQAVEGESEERRRARLERHQRTRERAAKALAEKNERDMNVQREQAERDRISESLDFEIKRWAAGKEGNLRALLSTMQYVLWPECGWQPVSLTDLITAAAVKKVYRKATLCIHPDKVQQKGANLQQKYIAEKVFDLLKEAWNKFNSEELF, from the exons ATGGACGACTTCCAGGGCATCCTGGCCCGCGACTTCGGCCTCCGCCCTAAGGGGAAGGCTGCGCCCATGTcggccgcccgcgccgcgccgtCCTCTGGATCCGGCTGGGACAGcaccagatccgccgccgccgccgtgccatCCGCCCCCTCCTACGACGACCTCTTCGGGGCCCCgtcctccgcgccgccgcccaagCCCACGCAGCCGACCTCCATCGACTCCATCTTCGACTCCTTTGCGGAGCCCTCTGCCTCCGCCGCGCCGCCCAAGCCGAAGCACTCGTCCATGCCCGTGTTCGACAAGCCAGTCTACGATGACGATATCTTTGACGGGGTCCCTGGTGTGAAGAGCTCCTCGGTGCGCTACGACGACGTCTTTGCGGGCAACCATGTGCCGGCCCCTGCAGACGACGACCTGCTCGCTGGTTTCGGAACCAAGTCAGAGGCGAGGGAGGTGCCGGAAGATAAGTGGAAGCCCGGGCCAGCAGCCGCCTCAGCGGGGTTTGATGATTTGTTTGCGGGGATTGGCAGGAGCAGCCCGGTGAAGCAAAG GCAAACTGCTGGTGCTAAAGAAAAGAAGGTGCCTACATCTCAGCCAGCTAGCATGGCAAGCGACCCTTTTGTTTCTTTTGAAACAACTTCTACTTCAGCCCGTCAATCCTCTGGGATATTCTCGGATCCCTTGGATGAATTGGGTAGGCATTCAAAATCTCAAGTAAAAACTGCTGCTGACAGTGGTCTATTTGAGGATTCTAGCGCATTCAATCAGGTCCCAAAATCAGAACCTTTGTTTACCACAAATTTGAGTGATGACTCTAAAGGTAGCAATGGATCAACCAAGGCCCGAGACTCGAGCCCTGTGCAAAATTTTCCGAAAAGAAACTCAGCCCAACAACCTTCTGTGGAGGACTTCGAAAATATTTTTCCACAGTCACAATCTGCCCGATATTCTGATGTTCATGTTGATAGTGGTGCTCCAGGTTCCGAGAAATACAATGGGAATGGTATGGATGACCGGTCACCAAGATCAGATGAGTCTGAGGATGAGATATGGCTTACAGTTTCTGAGATTCCCCTCTTCACACAGCCAACGAGTGCCCCACCACCTTCAAgaccaccaccatctcttgcaaTTAAGCAAAAACCGCATGGATCAAGAGCAAAACGAAGGGATGATGATTATCTGCGGCACTCCACCCAAAACTACAACCATAACAAAAGTTCTTCGATGGATGAATTAGAAGAATTTGCCATGGGCAAACCTCAGAAATCAGCTTATGACAGTGCAAATCCTTTTTATGAGGATGAATCTGAGCGGAATTCATCGGCGGCAGCATCTGCAGCTGCTATGAAGGAAGCCATGGACAAAGCTGAGGCTAAGTTCAAGCATGCTAAGGAAGTACGAGAGAGAGAACGTGATGCAAAGCTTAGAAATAGGGAACAGCAGGAACAGGATGATGAAGCAAGGTCGTATGCACAGGAtcaggaagagagagagaggcaggaGAAACTAGACAGGGAGAAAGAGATGAGGCAAAGGGAGGAAAAGGAGAGAGAACAAAGAAGACTTGAAGAAGCGAGGGAGCTTGAGCAACAGAGAGAAAGAGGGAGGGGTAGGCAAGCTGTGGAGAGGGCGACGAAGGAGGCACGGGAAAGAGCAGCTATCGAAGCACGTGCAAAAGCAGAGAGGGAAGCACGCCTACGTAATGAGAGGGCTGCTGTGCAAAGAGCTCAGCAGGAAGCTCGTGAGAGAGCTGCAGTGGATGCTAGAGACCGAGCTGATAGGGCTGCTGCTGAAGCTAAGGAGAAGGCTGCTGCTCAAACCAGGGAGAGGGCTACAGCAGAAAGAGCTGCTGTTGAGAGAGTTCAACAAGATGCAAAGAGAAGAGCTGACCGAGCAGCAGTGGAAAAGGCCGCAGCTGAGGTTCGGGAAAGGCAAGCTGCTGAGGCTCGAGAGAGGCACGCTGCTTCTGCAGCGGCAGCAGCGGCAAGAGAAAAACAGAGTAAACCAGATGACCTTGAGTCCTTTTTTGGTATGGGTGCCCGAGCAAACAGTGCACCTAAGCAAAGGGCTCCAACAGTG GATCCTACGTTTAATGCTCAAAGTCAAAGTAGAGCGGCAGCCACCTCTGCTTCAGCATCATCTATGCGGAAGGCATCATCTACAACAAATTTTACGGATGACCTATCCGCGATATTTGGAGGAG CTCCCACGCCATCTGATGAGTTTCAAGCGGTTGAAGGAGAGAGTGAAGAGAGAAGACGTGCTAGGTTGGAGCGGCATCAACGGACCCGTGAACGAGCG GCAAAAGCCCTGGCTGAGAAGAATGAACGGGACATGAATGTTCAAAGAGAGCAGGCAGAAAGAGAT AGAATTTCGGAAAGTCTAGACTTCGAGATTAAGCGATGGGCTGCTGGAAAAGAAGGCAATTTGCGGGCACTGCTATCAACTATGCAATAT GTACTTTGGCCAGAATGTGGATGGCAGCCTGTATCCCTAACAGATCTGATCACTGCTGCTGCGGTTAAAAAGGTGTACAGAAAGGCAACTTTGTGCATCCATCCTGATAAGGTGCAACAAAAGGGTGCAAATCTACAGCAGAAATATATCGCCGAGAAGGTTTTTGATCTTCTTAAG GAGGCCTGGAACAAATTTAACTCTGAAGAGCTCTTCTAA